DNA from Mycteria americana isolate JAX WOST 10 ecotype Jacksonville Zoo and Gardens chromosome 19, USCA_MyAme_1.0, whole genome shotgun sequence:
AGTTGCATTATCATTACAATTCGGTTCatagttttttaaatttttttatttccctgctggaggaaaaatataaggaaaagcaaagaaaaagaaagaaaaaaaaaaagaacacagccCAAAGCCCCATGAAgcacatgaaaataaacaaagtgGGTCATGGCACATCTGCCCTGAACTGTGCACACCTAACATGGAGCAGTTAGTGGTTAGGGAATGTCAGGGGAGCCGACACAAAAATCCCAGGCACTCTGCCTGAATCGGCTGTTACACAGAGTGACTAATATCCCTGGCCACAGAAATATGGGGGATgaacaggaaacagaaattaactTCTTGAATCCCTGCCTAGGTATCTCACCATCAGTTCAACCTCCCATGTGGGTCTTCGTTGCATTTCAGTCAGTCAACCATTTGCACACAGGAATTCAGGGTAGGGGAACAGGCTCCAGAGAATCCCAAGAGTGAGGTAGCACATCcgtaattgttttatttttatgttgcatGTTGGCCTTTGACTATCTTTTCAACATCTTTGTGCCAGGCTGGAGCTGGAACCTGGCACTTTTACCTCCATGGATCCCCTAAATCTCTCTTGGTACAACGGTGACATCGGTGACAGGAACTGGAGCAAGCCTCTCAACGAGTCCAGTGCAGACCAGAAGCCTCAGTATAACTACTATGCCATGCTGCTCACCCTCCTCATCTTTGTCATTGTTTTTGGCAATGTGCTGGTGTGTATGGCTGTGTCCAGGGAAAAAGCCCTTCAGACTACCACTAACTACCTGATCGTGAGTTTGGCAGTGGCAGATCTCTTGGTAGCAACTCTGGTCATGCCTTGGGTGGTCTATCTGGAGGTAGGTGAcccagttttcttttgcagtacTGAAAGTTTCTGATGAATGGGTAGAGGGAGGGAAGGCTTAGCAGCCTGGACACCAGCTATTACAAGACTTTCtgaattttccaaaacaaaagtgtttttaatttcctaACAGTTGGTCAGATTTTTCCAGGAAATGGACATGATAGCAGATGACAGGCTGACTTGAAAATACACTGTTGTTCACTTCAGAAGGCTAAATTACAATCCAATTGCATTGAAATTCTGGCCTTTAAATAGAGGGGTGAAGAGCGAAAGGAccccaattttattttcaaaactacgTAGATGAACTGTTCATTCCCAAGCATAAGAACGAGTCTGCAACAACATCATGGGTGTCACACTAATAAACTGCATTAAATAGTAATCAAAATCCTATTTCTCAAGGACTAAAGTAGTAAGAGCAGGCAATTGTAGAAGTCGGGTGTAAATCCAGAGCTTTTATGTCACAATATATGAGAGAAATAGAATCACAAGTGAGCTACTTTTCACATTGCTGCCATTAGTACATCACTTTGGTACCAAAGAGCTCTATGCTTCTGCATACAGAGCCATATTTGAGTGGCACAGTGGTTTGTGAAAGTCAAATACTCCCAAGACTGCCACCTGTTTACTTGATGGCAAATGACTCCTGCAGCAGTAAATAGCCTGAAATGCATCTCTAGAGGAAAGAATAAGAGAAGATACACAGCCCCTCTCCCTTGGCCCCCTTCGCTGGGATGCCCGTGTTCCTCAGTCAGCTGAGAGCTGGCATGCTGGTGGCAATTACAACCGAGAGAGAATGAACGGTGGTGAGAAAGCATGAGACTGAAACTATATTGAGTTTACAATGAATTTTCAAGCACTTGTTTATGAGAGAAAATGATAAAACAGACAAGAGAGCAGGGGAAGAAGCCATAATCAATTAGCCCGTTAAGTAttaatgcaaagcaaaacaaacccactGACATGACATAGACTGTCGAGAAACCACAATACTAATTATCACTCTAGTTAATTATTGTTTTCATggcactttaaaaatataaagcatcaTGCATCTGCTAAAGCTTATTAACATGACCACAGGCTGGTTGTGATTGTAGTCAATGCCTCTGGGACTAGTTATGCTCTTCCATTATATTCCTCTTTTGCGACAACCTATTTTAAGCAGAGGCTTATGCTGTGAGAAGCTCTTGCTCTCTTAGGCCCAGCTGTAAGAGTCTCTCAGACACTTCTTATAATGTGGAAGAATAAAGCACAAATGATGTAAGATGCTTTCCCCTTTCTGAGCTCATGTGTGCATGGAGTTGGTCAGAAACTTCAGCTTCCTTAGTCTACCAAGTAGGACAATCAGGCCTCTACATCTCAgcaatatatacatattttttaaatttacgtTTGCCCTTTCTGCTCTTATCCACACTCTGCTAAACCTACTGCTAGCTTGAAGCAACAAAAAACATGACAAATACTTGCTGACAGAGAAGGAGCCATTGGACCGATGTGGGTTAGGCACACCGTGGTCCCTCTCTGGGTCTGCAATCTGAAATCAAAACTGTCCAGGACCCTTTGTTCTgtaaatatcttcattttcatttaggCTTTGTGTCACAAGCTCGGACAAAAACAAATGTCAAAAGgaaatccttttaaaaatcagcctcGGTGCAAACAAATCTTCTACCTCCAAACTTCTGAAGTTTCTCCTACCTAAATGAAAGCGCTAAGAGAAAGAACTGTTGCAGTTTACAGCATCTCCCATAAACTTCAAACTATGTGTTCAGGAAACTGATTTTGCAGAGGTTTATATCTGGCTGGAAACCTTTGCCTTTAGGCAAATTCTCATCAAAGTTACTGATGTAACTATCTCTTAAGTGCTTTTTTAATCACTGAGTATTCATCTGTCACTCAAGCTTCAATGCAgtcattctttcttccttctttatacTGCCTATGGTTATGTATATCGGAGCAGAAATAACTGAAGAATAGATATCTTATTCATTCTATTTTCAAATGCAGTAGGACTCTATTTTTATTAGAGGGAAATATACTTTTTTCATCACATGTCAAATACAGCAGTCCTAATAATTGCTATTAAACTTAATTGGCAAAGTTCAGTTTCAATAGCAAGATAAGTGAAGAGAAAAAGGCTACTGGTAGCTGGAAGTGTTATCATTAGTACTTTGTCTTTACCACAACACGTAGCGTGTCAAAGAATTTTCACACTgaattaaattcattttgttcacacacacaaaaaaagcgaGGAATTTCTACTCTgattttttaaactaagaaatGAAGGAAGCTCCTGTTTCTCTACTGCTGATCTTTGCTAGGTATAATTGCAAAAAAGTGTCTAATAAAAAActgtaaatacagttttttaTTTAGAGGTGCTTGGGatataaaattaatgtattttcttcctaatacTTTTTTGCAATGCTTCAGAGACCTGTTTAAGCTCCTACATAGTTCACTCTGACTCTGAGGAGACTTGCACTCCCCTATGTCATTGGAATATGAGCCcaggtttgtgtttgttttttgggctGCCCAACTCAATACAGAGTAACAGGATGGAATTAGGAAGGAGAAAATCACACCAGCCCTCGGGCAAATGCTATAAAGAATGGTTTGGATGGAGCAGAGTACTTCCTTTGTGGCCGTGCCATCATTTGAGACCTTTAGACTAGACAGGACAAAGTCCTCGAAGGCACTCAATGGCAAACAATCCTACTTGACACAGCATGTGACCTGATTCCAGCTGGAACTTCTGTAGACAAAATTTTGACCCCTCTTGAACCAGCAGAACTCCAGCTACCAGAAAGTGTCTATATCTTTGTGCAAaattctccctttctccctctcaaTGGCATATCCTCAGTGAATTCTTTTACTGGCCttattctctctctttgcaggtGGTTGGTGAGTGGAGGTTTAGTCGGATCCACTGTGATATCTTTGTAACCCTTGATGTTATGATGTGTACTGCCAGTATCCTCAACCTCTGTGCCATCAGCATTGACAGGTGAGGGCTCCATGGCAGCAAGTCGTGTCAAATCCACGGTAGCGAGTCACAGCCATCTTTATGCGGTCTAATTTTACCTGTGACTCAGGGACTTGAAAATGGTGAGAGCTAGTGTTGTTGACATCTTTTGAAGAGCAGTTTAGAGGACCTAAAGGAGGTCCGAGCAGGGATTCCATCAGAAGCAGACATAGAAACAGCAGTCGTGAGAATGTAAATGGAATTGTCTGTATACGTCCCCATTAGTTCAGTCCTTCTGTTTATATACTTGAATGATGGCGCAGACATCAGTGGGAAGGCAGTAGCTCAGAGAGAGTGGAAGAAAAATGCTATGCTAAGCTGACCCCAGCCTCATGCCTTCCCAAACAGGGAATGCAGACATCTTGGAGATTCGTGAAACCTGACTTGCCCTATACTGTCTTGCTGGACCAGGCTTTCGGACACAGTAACGAGGTGTAATTTCCCACAAAGTTTGTCAGCACTGGCAGAATAACAATAGCCTGGGTTTGTATCTTCACGCTGCAGGTACACAGCAGTAGCAATGCCAATGCTGTATAATACCCGCTACAGCTCGAAGCGCAGGGTCACGGTCATGATTGCTGTGGTCTGGGTGCTTTCATTTGCCATCTCCTGCCCACTCCTCTTTGGCCTCAACAACACAGGTGAGTGTTATGCCACCTGCAGCTGGCTATTGCCATCTTCCTGGCTTTACTGGGTCCCCAGATAGTCTTCTGTTACAAGTCAGGAATAAACATGGGGATCAGGTTTTAGGTTTATTGGCATGTATCCATCCCTGTTTCAGGTGTCCTCTCCTGGTGTCATCCCAGCCTATTTCCGTCAGCTGCTTCTGGATCTGTTTCAGCTCTTGCTGTTCCAGACCAGTGTTTTAGACACATCAGAACTGAGGTTATATAGAAGTTTACACAGCACTCGTCAATGTTACGTTAATATTTGTCCACTACAAAATCAAAATCCCTCTTATATTAAAAAGTGTGAAAAGGAAAGTCATGGGCCAAAAAGCTTCACtgagacaggagagaaaagaactgGCTGTTCAGCCATCAGTTTCATAGGGAGACCGGATTGTATGCAGCATGGGATCGGTGGGCTTTTAGTTATAAGGCAAGCAATAACCAGGGACTTTGGGTCTGTATGTGACTCCCTATGACCCAAGGGGAGTTTGCTGTTCTGGTACCGCTTCCAGCTGACATGGCGGTCCCCCCTAGAACCCAAACCCCTCACTCTCCGGCTATctctgtgccttctgaaagagggagagagaaggggaagccAGTGCTAGCTCCTAGAAGCAGGGACAACAAGCCTGAAACTTTTTGTCTTCCAGATGAGAATGAGTGCATCATTGCCAATCCTGCCTTTGTTGTGTATTCCTCTATCGTCTCCTTCTACGTTCCCTTCATTGTCACCCTGCTGGTGTATGTGCAGATTTACATAGTGCTCCGGAAGCGCAGGAAGCGTGTCAACACCAAACGCAGCAGCCACGGCCTGGACTCAGACACGCAAGCCCCGCTGAAGGTAACTAGACTTCTGCCCTGCTCTCAGCAGTCTCCgtcctttccccttcctgctccaCTTCATTCCCCAAAGcacttcctcctttccccagacGACACTGGCTGGACTAGGTGAAATACTGGATCACAAAGGTGAATGCTGTGTCCTGTGCCATTCTGAAGTCCCAGTTTCACACTCCGGATTATCAGGTCACTGGCTGGTGCTTCACAGGCCTCCCTGGATCTCAGGGGATGTTTCATCAGCAGATCTGCATTAGGAGCTGCTTCATTAACCAGACTGCATTTCCTTTGGCTCTGCTGAGTTTGGGTTGGGGTACCCA
Protein-coding regions in this window:
- the DRD2 gene encoding D(2) dopamine receptor isoform X1 — translated: MDPLNLSWYNGDIGDRNWSKPLNESSADQKPQYNYYAMLLTLLIFVIVFGNVLVCMAVSREKALQTTTNYLIVSLAVADLLVATLVMPWVVYLEVVGEWRFSRIHCDIFVTLDVMMCTASILNLCAISIDRYTAVAMPMLYNTRYSSKRRVTVMIAVVWVLSFAISCPLLFGLNNTDENECIIANPAFVVYSSIVSFYVPFIVTLLVYVQIYIVLRKRRKRVNTKRSSHGLDSDTQAPLKEAESHIEEMEMEMVSSTSPPEKTTIKPAAPSNHQLVVPVASNRGTNSTLQAPLDSPGKVEKNGHAKETPHTAKVFEIQSMPNGKTRTSLKTVSRRKLSQQKEKKATQMLAIVLGVFIICWLPFFITHILNMHCDCNIPPAMYSTFTWLGYVNSAVNPIIYTTFNIEFRKAFMKILHC
- the DRD2 gene encoding D(2) dopamine receptor isoform X2 encodes the protein MDPLNLSWYNGDIGDRNWSKPLNESSADQKPQYNYYAMLLTLLIFVIVFGNVLVCMAVSREKALQTTTNYLIVSLAVADLLVATLVMPWVVYLEVVGEWRFSRIHCDIFVTLDVMMCTASILNLCAISIDRYTAVAMPMLYNTRYSSKRRVTVMIAVVWVLSFAISCPLLFGLNNTDENECIIANPAFVVYSSIVSFYVPFIVTLLVYVQIYIVLRKRRKRVNTKRSSHGLDSDTQAPLKDKCTHPEDVKLCTVIVKSNGSFQVNKRKVEAESHIEEMEMEMVSSTSPPEKTTIKPAAPSNHQLVVPVASNRGTNSTLQAPLDSPGKVEKNGHAKETPHTAKVFEIQSMPNGKTRTSLKTVSRRKLSQQKEKKATQMLAIVLGVFIICWLPFFITHILNMHCDCNIPPAMYSTFTWLGYVNSAVNPIIYTTFNIEFRKAFMKILHC